From the Manis pentadactyla isolate mManPen7 chromosome 7, mManPen7.hap1, whole genome shotgun sequence genome, one window contains:
- the DUSP4 gene encoding dual specificity protein phosphatase 4: MVTVEELREMDCSVLKRLMNRDESGGGAGGSGGHGALGLLSGGKCLLLDCRPFLAHSAGYIRGSVNVRCNTIVRRRAKGSVSLEQILPAEEEVRARLRSGLYSAVIVYDERSLRAESLREDSTVSLVVQTLRRNAERTEICLLKGGYERFSSEYPEFCTKTKALAAIPPAVPSAAEPPDLGCSSCGTPLHDQGGPVEILPFLYLGSAYHAARRDMLDALGITALLNVSDCPNHFEGLYQYKCIPVEDNHKADISSWFMEAIEYIDAVKECHGRVLVHCQAGISRSATICLAYLMMKKRVRLEEAFEFVKQRRSVISPNFSFMGQLLQFESQVLATTCAAEAASPSGPLRERGKATPTPTSQFVFSFPVSVGVHAAPSGLPYLHSPITTSPSG, from the exons ATGGTGACGGTGGAGGAGCTGCGGGAGATGGACTGCAGCGTGCTCAAAAGGCTGATGAACCGGGACGAgagcggcggcggcgcgggcggcaGCGGCGGCCACGGCGCCCTGGGGCTGCTGAGCGGCGGCAAGTGCCTGCTACTGGACTGCAGACCGTTCCTGGCGCACAGCGCGGGCTACATCCGAGGCTCGGTCAATGTGCGCTGCAACACCATTGTGCGGCGGCGGGCCAAGGGCTCGGTGAGCCTGGAGCAGATCCTGCCCGCCGAGGAGGAGGTGCGCGCCCGCCTGCGCTCCGGCCTCTACTCCGCGGTCATCGTCTACGACGAGCGCAGCCTGCGCGCCGAGAGCCTCCGCGAGGATAGCACCGTGTCCTTGGTAGTGCAGACGCTGCGCCGAAACGCCGAGCGCACCGAAATCTGCCTGCTCAAAG GAGGCTATGAGAGGTTTTCCTCCGAGTACCCAGAATTCTGTACCAAAACCAAGGCCTTGGCAGCCATCCCGCCTGCTGTGCCGAGCGCCGCGGAGCCCCCGGACCTGGGCTGTAGCAGCTGTGGAACGCCGCTGCATGACCAG GGGGGTCCCGTGGAGATCCTTCCCTTCCTCTACCTCGGCAGCGCCTACCACGCTGCCCGCAGAGACATGCTGGACGCCCTGGGCATCACCGCCCTGCTGAACGTCTCCGACTGCCCCAACCACTTTGAAGGACTCTACCAGTACAAGTGCATCCCTGTGGAGGACAACCACAAGGCCGACATCAGCTCCTGGTTCATGGAGGCCATCGAGTACATCG ACGCGGTGAAGGAGTGCCACGGGCGCGTGCTGGTGCACTGCCAGGCGGGCATCTCGCGCTCAGCCACCATCTGCCTGGCCTACCTGATGATGAAGAAGCGCGTGCGGCTGGAGGAGGCCTTCGAGTTCGTCAAGCAGCGGCGCAGCGTCATCTCGCCCAACTTCAGCTTCATGGGGCAGCTGCTGCAGTTCGAGTCGCAGGTGCTGGCCACGACGTGCGCCGCGGAGGCTGCCAGCCCCTCGGGGCCGCTGCGCGAGCGGGGCAAGGCCACGCCCACGCCCACCTCGCAGTTCGTCTTCAGCTTCCCGGTGTCGGTGGGCGTGCACGCCGCCCCCAGCGGCCTGCCCTACCTGCACAGCCCCATCACCACCTCCCCCAGCGGCTAG